A DNA window from Betta splendens chromosome 6, fBetSpl5.4, whole genome shotgun sequence contains the following coding sequences:
- the LOC114857327 gene encoding transient receptor potential cation channel subfamily M member 1 isoform X2, protein MGSEGQQDIEMAILTALLKGTNASAADQLSLALAWNRVDIARNHIFVYGHNLPPAGAIANTATSAAYAQEKQRSPASVPRNKTRAKKGKGKGKAKPEPPEETDPRKLELIRWVNSLEQAMMDALVLDRVDFVKLLLENGVNIHHFLTIPRLEELYNTKLGPVNSLHAVVRDVKKGNLPPDYQITLIDIGLVLEYLMGGAYRSNYTRKAFRNLYNNLYGLKRPKALKLLGMEDDEPRPKGKKKPKKKKEEEVEIDVDDPEVCRFKYPFHELMLWAVLMKRQKMALFLWQRGEEAMAKALVACKLYKAMAHECSESELVDDMSQDLENNSKEFGQLAYELLDQSYKHDEQVAMKLLTYELVNWSNSTCLKLAVAAKQRDFIAHTCSQMLLTDMWMGCLRIGKNPGLKVILGIIFPPLILLLDFRLGDDTSYHVPGKEEGKEKDDDTKSSKEPNTDGTSRKGDEEEGSTKVSKIPVAKRFFEFYDAPFTKFWFNTISYLGYLMLYNYIILVKMERWPSIQEWTVIAYILTLGTEKVRQILMSEPGKLKQKISVWLEEYWNITDLVAIATFLLGLMLRLQHEPYMGYGRVIYCIDIIFWYIRVLDIFGVNKYLGPYVMMIGKMMIDMMYFVVIMLVVLMSFGVARQAILHPEEEPSWRLARNIFYMPYWMIYGEVFADSIDPPCGEHLYDEDGKKLPPCIPGAWLTPVIMACYLLVANILLVNLLIAVFNNTFFEVKSISNQVWKFQRYQLIMTFHDRPILPPPLIIFSHLYILFNRLFRRCARKKQEGELDEKDRGLKLRLNPEELKNLYEFEEQCVEEYFREKEDEQQSSSDERIKVTSERVENMSMRLEEVNERENTMKASLQTVDLRLAQLEEIHGRMAVALEKLAGVDRLELTRTHSRNSSVCDPSSLLRQGSINSADGYSLYRFHMDMEEFASKQKDTDETTKTSVERQNSLRQASSVCTLNTKEGGQTLEVSGLARSRPSSCVDILISPCEQKPASAASSQETIKQGSTMLLNSLTDKNRLRPSFAPKRTESLRHYPAEDQPKSPLTKRRSMSTIIISPPDEPEAMAEPTNKAELSVGSSFSPKRTKSLKHIPSETQSQASPVTKRRPMSSGIYNPDDAGSNIQKVTPSQWPPNLENQVPPSPVGHMPTFSTVKTHAQQIQIRTAPAEPKKDESQIEPIPSESRESVPAWEPDEDQAKPKVERNMSDSADCLTVDEKYLPSQRSQSWNASERKARYPMGSKEPRASNSERDLVEALRVSAVGGEGQEKKMVGEK, encoded by the exons ATGGGTTCAGAGGGACAGCAGGATATTGAAATGGCCATTCTCACGGCTTTGTTAAAAG GCACAAATGCTTCAGCAGCGGATCAGCTCAGTTTGGCTCTGGCTTGGAACAGAGTGGACATTGCGCGCAATCACATATTTGTTTATGGACACAATTTACCT CCTGCTGGTGCCATTGCCAACACTGCTACGTCTGCAGCCTACGCTcaagagaagcagaggagtcCTGCTAGCGTGCCCCGCAACAAGACCAGAGCAAAGAAAGGGAAGGGCAAAGGAAAGGCAAAGCCTGAACCTCCAGAGGAAACCGACCCGAGAAAGCTGGAGTTGATTCGTTGG GTGAACTCTCTGGAGCAGGCCATGATGGACGCTCTAGTGCTGGACAGGGTGGACTTTGTCAAACTGCTCCTTGAGAACGGAGTCAACATTCACCACTTCCTCACCATTCCCAGACTGGAGGAATTATACAACACG AAACTTGGACCTGTTAATTCACTGCATGCAGTGGTTAGGGATGTCAAAAAG GGAAACCTTCCTCCAGATTATCAGATCACTTTGATTGATATTGGTCTAGTGTTGGAATACCTCATGGGTGGAGCATACAGGAGCAATTACACCAGGAAGGCTTTCAGAAACCTCTACAATAATTTGTATGGACTAAAAAGG CCGAAAGCTCTGAAGCTTCTGGGAATGGAG GACGATGAACCGAGGCCAAAAGGCAAGAAAAAgccaaaaaagaagaaagaggaggaagtggaaatTGACGTGGACGATCCTGAGGTCTGTCGATTCAAGTACCCGTTCCATGAGCTGATGTTGTGGGCAGTGTTGATGAAACGACAGAAGATGGCACTGTTCCTCTGGCAGCGTGGGGAAGAAGCTATGGCCAAAGCCCTGGTGGCCTGCAAACTGTACAAAGCTATGGCCCATGAGTGTTCTGAGAGTGAACTGGTGGACGACATGTCCCAAGACCTGGAGAACAACTCCAA AGAATTTGGCCAGTTGGCCTATGAACTGTTGGATCAGTCCTACAAGCATGATGAGCAGGTGGCTATGAAGCTCTTAACGTACGAGTTAGTTAATTGGAGCAACTCCACCTGTTTGAAGCTGGCAGTGGCTGCTAAGCAACGTGACTTCATCGCCCACacctgcagccagatgttgcTCACTGACATGTGGATGGGCTGTTTGAGGATTGGCAAAAACCCTGGTCTCAAG GTTATTCTGGGAATCATCTTTCCTCCTCTGATTCTGCTCTTGGATTTCCGCCTTGGAGATGACACCTCGTATCATGTACCTGGGAAAGAAGAGGGAAAAGAGAAGGATGACGACACAAAATCCAGCAAG GAACCTAATACTGACGGGACTTCCCGAAagggagatgaagaagaaggcagcACTAAAGTCAGCAAAATCCCCGTTGCCAAGAGGTTTTTTGAGTTTTACGATGCTCCCTTCACCAAATTCTGGTTCAACACT ATTTCCTATCTAGGCTATTTGATGTTATACAACTACATTATCCTGGTGAAAATGGAACGCTGGCCCTCTATTCAAGAGTGGACTGTCATTGCATACATCCTCACGCTTGGCACTGAAAAAGTCAGACAG ATTCTGATGTCAGAACCGGGGAAGCTGAAGCAGAAAATTAGCGTGTGGCTGGAGGAGTACTGGAACATCACAGACCTGGTGGCTATTGCCACCTTCCTCCTCGGCCTCATGCTACGGCTGCAGCATGAACCCTACATGGGCTACGGCAGAGTCATCTACTGCATCGACATCATCTTCTGGTACATTCGTGTCCTGGACATCTTTGGAGTCAACAAATACCTAGGACCCTATGTGATGATGATAGGGAAAATG ATGATCGATATGATGTACTTTGTAGTGATCATGCTGGTGGTGCTTATGAGCTTTGGGGTGGCTCGCCAAGCCATCCTTCACCCTGAGGAGGAGCCAAGTTGGCGTCTGGCCAGAAATATTTTCTACATGCCCTACTGGATGATCTACGGAGAGGTTTTTGCTGACTCGATAGACC CTCCGTGTGGTGAACATTTATATGATGAGGATGGAAAGAAACTGCCTCCATGCATCCCTGGTGCATGGCTCACACCTGTCATTATGGCCTGTTATCTTCTGGTGGCAAACATTCTTCTGGTCAACTTGCTTATTGCAGTATTCAA CAACACCTTCTTTGAAGTCAAGTCCATTTCCAATCAGGTGTGGAAGTTCCAGAGGTATCAGCTGATCATGACTTTCCATGACCGACCCATTCTGCCTCCCCCTCTCATCATCTTCAGCCACCTCTACATACTCTTCAACCGGCTGTTTCGCCGGTGTGCCAGGAAGAAACAGGAGGGAGAGCTTGACGAGAAGGACAGAGGCCTCA AGCTTAGGCTGAATCCAGAGGAGCTGAAAAACCTGTATGAGTTTGAAGAACAGTGTGTGGAGGAATATTTCCGCGAGAAAGAGGATGAACAGCAGTCTTCCAGTGACGAGCGCATCAAGGTTACCTCAGAGAG AGTTGAGAACATGTCCATGCGCCTGGAGGAGGTAAATGAGAGGGAGAACACTATGAAGGCGTCTCTACAGACGGTGGATCTGCGCCTGGCCCAGCTGGAGGAGATACACGGTCGAATGGCAGTTGCCTTGGAAAAACTTGCTGGAGTTGACAGACTGGAGTTAACCAGAACCCATTCAAGAAACTCCTCCGTTTGTGATCCATCATCCCTCCTTCGCCAGGGCAGCATCAACAGCGCTGATGGTTACAGCCTTTACCGCTTCCACATGGACATGGAGGAGTTTGCATCAAAGCAAAAGGACACGGATGAAACGACAAAGACCAGTGTGGAAAGACAGAATAGTCTGCGGCAGGCCTCCAGTGTGTGCACTCTCAACACAAAGGAAGGGGGTCAGACCTTGGAAGTATCGGGTTTGGCAAGATCCAGACCTAGTTCATGTGTGGACATTCTTATCTCTCCATGTGAACAAAAGCCTGCATCTGCAGCGTCAAGTCAAGAGACCATAAAACAAGGCAGCACAATGCTGCTAAACAGCCTAACAGACAAAAATAGACTCAGGCCTTCCTTCGCTCCAAAAAGGACTGAATCCCTAAGACACTATCCAGCTGAAGACCAACCCAAGTCTCCTCTGACGAAGAGAAGATCCATGAGCACCATCATTATCAGCCCTCCTGATGAACCAGAGGCAATGGCTGAACCCACAAACAAGGCTGAACTGTCAGTGGGGAGCTCCTTTTCTCCAAAAAGGACAAAATCTCTAAAACATATCCCATCAGAAACCCAAAGTCAAGCTTCCCCTGTCACAAAGAGGAGACCTATGAGCAGCGGCATCTACAACCCAGATGACGCAGGTAGTAATATACAGAAGGTCACCCCCAGCCAGTGGCCACCAAACCTCGAGAACCAGGTGCCTCCCAGCCCAGTTGGACACATGCCTACATTCTCAACAGTCAAAACTCATGCACAGCAGATTCAAATACGCACAGCACCTGCAGAACCTAAAAAAGACGAGAGTCAAATTGAACCAATTCCTTCAGAAAGCAGGGAAAGTGTTCCAGCATGGGAACCCGATGAAGACCAAGCAAAGCCCAAGGTGGAGAGAAACATGTCAGACAGCGCGGACTGTCTGACTGTGGATGAAAAGTATTTGCCGTCCCAGAGGTCCCAGAGCTGGAATGCCAGCGAGAGGAAAGCAAGGTACCCAATGGGCAGCAAGGAACCGAGAGCCTCAAACAGCGAGAGAGACCTAGTCGAAGCGCTCAGGGTGTCGGCGGTTGGAGGGGAAGGTCAGGAGAAGAAGATGGTTGGAGAAAAGTGA
- the LOC114857327 gene encoding transient receptor potential cation channel subfamily M member 1 isoform X1, with translation MGSEGQQDIEMAILTALLKGTNASAADQLSLALAWNRVDIARNHIFVYGHNLPPAGAIANTATSAAYAQEKQRSPASVPRNKTRAKKGKGKGKAKPEPPEETDPRKLELIRWVNSLEQAMMDALVLDRVDFVKLLLENGVNIHHFLTIPRLEELYNTKLGPVNSLHAVVRDVKKGNLPPDYQITLIDIGLVLEYLMGGAYRSNYTRKAFRNLYNNLYGLKRPKALKLLGMEDDEPRPKGKKKPKKKKEEEVEIDVDDPEVCRFKYPFHELMLWAVLMKRQKMALFLWQRGEEAMAKALVACKLYKAMAHECSESELVDDMSQDLENNSKEFGQLAYELLDQSYKHDEQVAMKLLTYELVNWSNSTCLKLAVAAKQRDFIAHTCSQMLLTDMWMGCLRIGKNPGLKVILGIIFPPLILLLDFRLGDDTSYHVPGKEEGKEKDDDTKSSKEPNTDGTSRKGDEEEGSTKVSKIPVAKRFFEFYDAPFTKFWFNTISYLGYLMLYNYIILVKMERWPSIQEWTVIAYILTLGTEKVRQILMSEPGKLKQKISVWLEEYWNITDLVAIATFLLGLMLRLQHEPYMGYGRVIYCIDIIFWYIRVLDIFGVNKYLGPYVMMIGKMMIDMMYFVVIMLVVLMSFGVARQAILHPEEEPSWRLARNIFYMPYWMIYGEVFADSIDLYAMEINPPCGEHLYDEDGKKLPPCIPGAWLTPVIMACYLLVANILLVNLLIAVFNNTFFEVKSISNQVWKFQRYQLIMTFHDRPILPPPLIIFSHLYILFNRLFRRCARKKQEGELDEKDRGLKLRLNPEELKNLYEFEEQCVEEYFREKEDEQQSSSDERIKVTSERVENMSMRLEEVNERENTMKASLQTVDLRLAQLEEIHGRMAVALEKLAGVDRLELTRTHSRNSSVCDPSSLLRQGSINSADGYSLYRFHMDMEEFASKQKDTDETTKTSVERQNSLRQASSVCTLNTKEGGQTLEVSGLARSRPSSCVDILISPCEQKPASAASSQETIKQGSTMLLNSLTDKNRLRPSFAPKRTESLRHYPAEDQPKSPLTKRRSMSTIIISPPDEPEAMAEPTNKAELSVGSSFSPKRTKSLKHIPSETQSQASPVTKRRPMSSGIYNPDDAGSNIQKVTPSQWPPNLENQVPPSPVGHMPTFSTVKTHAQQIQIRTAPAEPKKDESQIEPIPSESRESVPAWEPDEDQAKPKVERNMSDSADCLTVDEKYLPSQRSQSWNASERKARYPMGSKEPRASNSERDLVEALRVSAVGGEGQEKKMVGEK, from the exons ATGGGTTCAGAGGGACAGCAGGATATTGAAATGGCCATTCTCACGGCTTTGTTAAAAG GCACAAATGCTTCAGCAGCGGATCAGCTCAGTTTGGCTCTGGCTTGGAACAGAGTGGACATTGCGCGCAATCACATATTTGTTTATGGACACAATTTACCT CCTGCTGGTGCCATTGCCAACACTGCTACGTCTGCAGCCTACGCTcaagagaagcagaggagtcCTGCTAGCGTGCCCCGCAACAAGACCAGAGCAAAGAAAGGGAAGGGCAAAGGAAAGGCAAAGCCTGAACCTCCAGAGGAAACCGACCCGAGAAAGCTGGAGTTGATTCGTTGG GTGAACTCTCTGGAGCAGGCCATGATGGACGCTCTAGTGCTGGACAGGGTGGACTTTGTCAAACTGCTCCTTGAGAACGGAGTCAACATTCACCACTTCCTCACCATTCCCAGACTGGAGGAATTATACAACACG AAACTTGGACCTGTTAATTCACTGCATGCAGTGGTTAGGGATGTCAAAAAG GGAAACCTTCCTCCAGATTATCAGATCACTTTGATTGATATTGGTCTAGTGTTGGAATACCTCATGGGTGGAGCATACAGGAGCAATTACACCAGGAAGGCTTTCAGAAACCTCTACAATAATTTGTATGGACTAAAAAGG CCGAAAGCTCTGAAGCTTCTGGGAATGGAG GACGATGAACCGAGGCCAAAAGGCAAGAAAAAgccaaaaaagaagaaagaggaggaagtggaaatTGACGTGGACGATCCTGAGGTCTGTCGATTCAAGTACCCGTTCCATGAGCTGATGTTGTGGGCAGTGTTGATGAAACGACAGAAGATGGCACTGTTCCTCTGGCAGCGTGGGGAAGAAGCTATGGCCAAAGCCCTGGTGGCCTGCAAACTGTACAAAGCTATGGCCCATGAGTGTTCTGAGAGTGAACTGGTGGACGACATGTCCCAAGACCTGGAGAACAACTCCAA AGAATTTGGCCAGTTGGCCTATGAACTGTTGGATCAGTCCTACAAGCATGATGAGCAGGTGGCTATGAAGCTCTTAACGTACGAGTTAGTTAATTGGAGCAACTCCACCTGTTTGAAGCTGGCAGTGGCTGCTAAGCAACGTGACTTCATCGCCCACacctgcagccagatgttgcTCACTGACATGTGGATGGGCTGTTTGAGGATTGGCAAAAACCCTGGTCTCAAG GTTATTCTGGGAATCATCTTTCCTCCTCTGATTCTGCTCTTGGATTTCCGCCTTGGAGATGACACCTCGTATCATGTACCTGGGAAAGAAGAGGGAAAAGAGAAGGATGACGACACAAAATCCAGCAAG GAACCTAATACTGACGGGACTTCCCGAAagggagatgaagaagaaggcagcACTAAAGTCAGCAAAATCCCCGTTGCCAAGAGGTTTTTTGAGTTTTACGATGCTCCCTTCACCAAATTCTGGTTCAACACT ATTTCCTATCTAGGCTATTTGATGTTATACAACTACATTATCCTGGTGAAAATGGAACGCTGGCCCTCTATTCAAGAGTGGACTGTCATTGCATACATCCTCACGCTTGGCACTGAAAAAGTCAGACAG ATTCTGATGTCAGAACCGGGGAAGCTGAAGCAGAAAATTAGCGTGTGGCTGGAGGAGTACTGGAACATCACAGACCTGGTGGCTATTGCCACCTTCCTCCTCGGCCTCATGCTACGGCTGCAGCATGAACCCTACATGGGCTACGGCAGAGTCATCTACTGCATCGACATCATCTTCTGGTACATTCGTGTCCTGGACATCTTTGGAGTCAACAAATACCTAGGACCCTATGTGATGATGATAGGGAAAATG ATGATCGATATGATGTACTTTGTAGTGATCATGCTGGTGGTGCTTATGAGCTTTGGGGTGGCTCGCCAAGCCATCCTTCACCCTGAGGAGGAGCCAAGTTGGCGTCTGGCCAGAAATATTTTCTACATGCCCTACTGGATGATCTACGGAGAGGTTTTTGCTGACTCGATAGACC TCTATGCGATGGAAATAAACC CTCCGTGTGGTGAACATTTATATGATGAGGATGGAAAGAAACTGCCTCCATGCATCCCTGGTGCATGGCTCACACCTGTCATTATGGCCTGTTATCTTCTGGTGGCAAACATTCTTCTGGTCAACTTGCTTATTGCAGTATTCAA CAACACCTTCTTTGAAGTCAAGTCCATTTCCAATCAGGTGTGGAAGTTCCAGAGGTATCAGCTGATCATGACTTTCCATGACCGACCCATTCTGCCTCCCCCTCTCATCATCTTCAGCCACCTCTACATACTCTTCAACCGGCTGTTTCGCCGGTGTGCCAGGAAGAAACAGGAGGGAGAGCTTGACGAGAAGGACAGAGGCCTCA AGCTTAGGCTGAATCCAGAGGAGCTGAAAAACCTGTATGAGTTTGAAGAACAGTGTGTGGAGGAATATTTCCGCGAGAAAGAGGATGAACAGCAGTCTTCCAGTGACGAGCGCATCAAGGTTACCTCAGAGAG AGTTGAGAACATGTCCATGCGCCTGGAGGAGGTAAATGAGAGGGAGAACACTATGAAGGCGTCTCTACAGACGGTGGATCTGCGCCTGGCCCAGCTGGAGGAGATACACGGTCGAATGGCAGTTGCCTTGGAAAAACTTGCTGGAGTTGACAGACTGGAGTTAACCAGAACCCATTCAAGAAACTCCTCCGTTTGTGATCCATCATCCCTCCTTCGCCAGGGCAGCATCAACAGCGCTGATGGTTACAGCCTTTACCGCTTCCACATGGACATGGAGGAGTTTGCATCAAAGCAAAAGGACACGGATGAAACGACAAAGACCAGTGTGGAAAGACAGAATAGTCTGCGGCAGGCCTCCAGTGTGTGCACTCTCAACACAAAGGAAGGGGGTCAGACCTTGGAAGTATCGGGTTTGGCAAGATCCAGACCTAGTTCATGTGTGGACATTCTTATCTCTCCATGTGAACAAAAGCCTGCATCTGCAGCGTCAAGTCAAGAGACCATAAAACAAGGCAGCACAATGCTGCTAAACAGCCTAACAGACAAAAATAGACTCAGGCCTTCCTTCGCTCCAAAAAGGACTGAATCCCTAAGACACTATCCAGCTGAAGACCAACCCAAGTCTCCTCTGACGAAGAGAAGATCCATGAGCACCATCATTATCAGCCCTCCTGATGAACCAGAGGCAATGGCTGAACCCACAAACAAGGCTGAACTGTCAGTGGGGAGCTCCTTTTCTCCAAAAAGGACAAAATCTCTAAAACATATCCCATCAGAAACCCAAAGTCAAGCTTCCCCTGTCACAAAGAGGAGACCTATGAGCAGCGGCATCTACAACCCAGATGACGCAGGTAGTAATATACAGAAGGTCACCCCCAGCCAGTGGCCACCAAACCTCGAGAACCAGGTGCCTCCCAGCCCAGTTGGACACATGCCTACATTCTCAACAGTCAAAACTCATGCACAGCAGATTCAAATACGCACAGCACCTGCAGAACCTAAAAAAGACGAGAGTCAAATTGAACCAATTCCTTCAGAAAGCAGGGAAAGTGTTCCAGCATGGGAACCCGATGAAGACCAAGCAAAGCCCAAGGTGGAGAGAAACATGTCAGACAGCGCGGACTGTCTGACTGTGGATGAAAAGTATTTGCCGTCCCAGAGGTCCCAGAGCTGGAATGCCAGCGAGAGGAAAGCAAGGTACCCAATGGGCAGCAAGGAACCGAGAGCCTCAAACAGCGAGAGAGACCTAGTCGAAGCGCTCAGGGTGTCGGCGGTTGGAGGGGAAGGTCAGGAGAAGAAGATGGTTGGAGAAAAGTGA